One segment of Deltaproteobacteria bacterium DNA contains the following:
- a CDS encoding ABC transporter ATP-binding protein: protein RAQVEAALGMAGIAELRARGLQEISAGERQRAAVARAIAQGARVMLLDEPTAFLDIRHRVAFYEVVTRLSEECGIAALVASHDLSLCAEYGSRIVLLSGGTVAAQGKPEEVLTPENVRAAYGISVACDRNPATGAIRVTPLRENPRR from the coding sequence TCGCGCGCAGGTGGAGGCGGCACTCGGGATGGCGGGAATCGCCGAACTGCGGGCGAGGGGACTCCAGGAGATCTCCGCCGGGGAGCGCCAGAGGGCCGCCGTCGCCCGCGCGATCGCCCAGGGCGCCCGGGTGATGCTGCTCGACGAGCCCACCGCGTTCCTCGACATCCGGCACCGGGTGGCGTTCTACGAGGTCGTCACGCGCCTTTCGGAGGAGTGCGGGATCGCCGCATTGGTGGCGTCCCACGACCTGTCGCTGTGCGCGGAGTACGGGAGCCGGATCGTCCTCCTGTCGGGCGGGACGGTGGCGGCGCAGGGGAAGCCGGAGGAGGTGCTCACGCCGGAAAACGTGCGGGCCGCGTACGGGATCTCCGTCGCCTGCGACCGGAATCCCGCCACCGGCGCCATCCGCGTCACCCCGCTGCGGGAGAACCCGCGGCGGTAA